The proteins below come from a single Catenulispora sp. EB89 genomic window:
- a CDS encoding zinc-binding dehydrogenase produces the protein MRAVWLRKFGTPAELHVEPTPEPAPAPPGTALVDVAYANITFVETQVRAGNGPFRPTLPTIPGNGVGGVVRAVGDGVDPALVGTRVVGSTGGSGGYAEVALVPADVLYRVPDGLALDAAVAVLADGRTASLLVEAAAIRPGERVLIEAAAGGVGTLLVQLAKAAGGTVIALAGGPRKTATATALGADQAVDYLDPAWPEQLDEGVDVVFDGVGGATGHTAYRQLRRGGRILTYGLASGQWTAIPEDDAEARGIRIVRPTAGPEDMRRLTESALRAAADGTLRPVIGQRFPLEDAGAAHTAIQDRRTVGKTLLVTGKTAG, from the coding sequence ATGCGCGCGGTGTGGCTGCGAAAGTTCGGTACCCCGGCGGAGCTCCACGTCGAGCCCACCCCCGAGCCCGCCCCCGCCCCGCCCGGCACCGCGCTGGTCGACGTCGCCTACGCCAACATCACCTTCGTCGAGACCCAGGTCCGCGCGGGCAACGGCCCCTTCCGCCCGACCCTGCCGACCATCCCCGGCAACGGTGTCGGGGGAGTGGTCCGCGCGGTCGGCGACGGGGTGGATCCGGCGCTGGTCGGCACCCGCGTCGTCGGCTCGACCGGCGGCTCCGGCGGCTACGCCGAGGTGGCGCTGGTGCCCGCGGACGTCCTCTACCGCGTGCCCGACGGACTCGCCCTCGACGCCGCGGTCGCGGTTCTGGCGGACGGCCGCACCGCCTCCCTGCTCGTCGAGGCCGCCGCGATCCGCCCCGGGGAGCGCGTGCTGATCGAGGCGGCCGCCGGCGGCGTCGGCACCCTGCTGGTCCAGCTCGCGAAGGCGGCCGGCGGCACGGTGATCGCGCTGGCCGGCGGGCCCCGCAAGACCGCGACCGCCACCGCCCTCGGCGCCGACCAGGCCGTCGACTACCTCGACCCGGCCTGGCCCGAGCAGCTCGACGAAGGCGTGGACGTCGTCTTCGACGGCGTCGGCGGCGCCACCGGCCACACCGCCTACCGCCAGCTGCGCCGCGGCGGCCGCATCCTCACCTACGGCCTGGCCAGCGGCCAGTGGACTGCCATCCCCGAGGACGACGCCGAGGCCCGCGGCATCAGGATCGTCCGCCCCACCGCCGGCCCGGAGGACATGCGCCGCCTGACCGAGTCCGCGCTGCGCGCCGCCGCCGACGGGACGCTGCGGCCGGTGATCGGCCAGCGGTTCCCGCTGGAGGACGCCGGGGCCGCGCACACCGCGATCCAGGACCGGCGGACTGTGGGGAAGACCCTCCTTGTGACGGGCAAAACAGCAGGGTGA
- a CDS encoding fic family toxin-antitoxin system, toxin component gives MSPEASPGRPIDIAWLLDAAQRLPGDPAVVDYGALFAALARTEAVVLGRRVYEQPHHQAAAMLHQLARVPALENANRLFAAATAVAYLAACGLPVLPDVREAARLAGDAAEGKLDVGAISWVLRNWTKD, from the coding sequence GTGAGCCCAGAGGCCTCCCCCGGTCGACCGATCGACATAGCCTGGCTCCTCGACGCCGCCCAACGCCTCCCCGGCGACCCCGCCGTCGTGGACTACGGCGCCCTGTTCGCCGCCCTGGCCCGCACCGAGGCGGTGGTCCTGGGCCGCCGCGTCTACGAGCAGCCGCACCATCAGGCCGCTGCGATGCTGCACCAACTGGCCCGCGTCCCGGCGCTGGAGAACGCCAACCGCTTGTTCGCCGCCGCGACCGCCGTGGCGTACCTCGCCGCGTGCGGACTCCCGGTGCTACCGGACGTGCGCGAAGCGGCCCGGCTGGCGGGGGACGCGGCCGAGGGGAAGTTGGATGTCGGGGCGATTTCGTGGGTGCTGCGGAACTGGACCAAGGACTAG
- a CDS encoding glutamine synthetase family protein, with protein sequence MERQQEFVLRTLEERDIRFVRLWFTDVLGFLKSVAIAPAELEQAFSEGIGFDGSSIEGFARVAESDMLAKPDPATFQILPWRAESPGTARMFCDILMPDGAPSYADPRWVLKRTLAKAAERGFTFYTHPEIEFYLFEGQPKPGKAPEPVDHSGYFDLTPHGIGHDFRRQAITHLESMGISVEFSHHEGGPGQQEIDLRYADALSTADNIMTFRHVMKEVALEQNVYASFMPKPLAEHPGSGMHTHLSLFEGDRNAFHEPGAEYSLSKTGRSFIAGLLHHASEFTAVTNQFVNSYKRLFSGGEAPSYISWGHNNRSALVRVPMYKPSKSQSSRVEVRSLDSACNPYLAFAVMLAAGLKGVEEGYELPAGAEDNIWTLTDGERRALGIETLPSSLSEAISRMEESELVAETLGEHVFDFFLRNKRAEWLDYRHQVTPFELNRYLPVL encoded by the coding sequence AATCTGTGGCGATCGCCCCGGCGGAGCTTGAACAGGCGTTCAGCGAGGGCATCGGATTCGACGGCTCGTCCATCGAGGGCTTCGCCCGGGTGGCGGAGTCGGACATGCTGGCCAAGCCCGATCCCGCGACGTTCCAGATCCTGCCCTGGCGCGCGGAGTCCCCGGGCACGGCGCGCATGTTCTGCGACATCCTGATGCCGGACGGCGCGCCCAGCTACGCCGACCCCCGCTGGGTCCTCAAGCGCACACTGGCCAAGGCCGCCGAGCGCGGGTTCACCTTCTACACGCACCCCGAGATCGAGTTCTACCTGTTCGAGGGCCAGCCCAAGCCGGGCAAGGCCCCGGAGCCGGTGGACCACTCCGGGTACTTCGACCTCACCCCGCACGGCATCGGCCACGACTTCCGCCGCCAGGCCATCACCCACCTGGAGTCGATGGGCATCTCGGTGGAGTTCAGCCACCACGAGGGCGGCCCGGGCCAGCAGGAGATCGACCTCCGCTACGCCGACGCGCTGAGCACGGCGGACAACATCATGACCTTCCGCCACGTGATGAAGGAGGTGGCGCTGGAACAGAACGTCTACGCCTCCTTCATGCCCAAACCCCTGGCCGAGCACCCCGGCAGCGGCATGCACACCCACCTGTCGCTGTTCGAAGGCGACCGCAACGCCTTCCACGAACCCGGCGCGGAGTACAGCCTGTCCAAAACCGGCCGCAGCTTCATCGCCGGCCTCCTGCACCACGCCAGCGAGTTCACCGCCGTCACCAACCAGTTCGTGAACAGCTACAAGCGCCTCTTCAGCGGCGGCGAGGCCCCCAGCTACATCAGCTGGGGCCACAACAACCGCTCCGCCCTGGTCCGCGTCCCGATGTACAAGCCCTCCAAGTCCCAGTCCAGCCGCGTCGAGGTCCGCTCCCTGGACTCGGCCTGCAACCCCTACCTGGCCTTCGCGGTAATGCTCGCCGCCGGCCTCAAGGGCGTCGAGGAGGGCTACGAACTCCCCGCAGGCGCCGAGGACAACATCTGGACCCTCACCGACGGCGAACGACGCGCGCTGGGCATCGAAACGCTGCCCTCGTCACTGTCCGAGGCCATCTCCCGCATGGAGGAGAGCGAGCTGGTCGCCGAGACGCTCGGCGAGCACGTCTTCGACTTCTTCCTGCGGAACAAGCGCGCCGAGTGGCTGGACTACCGGCACCAGGTGACGCCGTTCGAGCTGAACCGGTATCTGCCGGTGCTGTAG